AATCCTCCCGTTTCTATTCGTATTACTGCACACAGTAACATTTTCACAAGAAGATGCCTGGGTTTATTTTAACGATAAGCCCAATGCACAAACCTATTTGAGCAACCCTCTTTCCATGCTTTCACAAAGAGCGTTAGACAGGAGAGCTGCTCAAAATATTGCGGTCGACATTCAGGATGTACCCATCCACCAAAACTATATCGACCAGATTACAGCCGTTCCCGGAATCAGCGTGATGGCAAAATCCAAATGGATGAATGCCTTACACATCAGAGGAACACAGTCGGTGATTAACGGACTGACAACACTTTCCTTTGTTCATCATGTCGATTTTGCCAACAAAACTTTAAATACCAATAAAAATACAAATACTGCCGCTTCCGGATTGTTTAATAAAACGCTGGATGTACAGACAAACTTTCCTTATGGTGCTTCCGCAGCACAGATTCAGATGCTCAACGGACATTTACTGCACCAGCAGGATTTTACCGGAACCGGAAAGATCATTGCGGTAATGGATGCCGGTTTCCCGGGAGTGGATACCACCGATCCGTTTTTAAGATTAAGAACCAATAACCAGATTAAAGGCGGCTATAATTTCGTGAACCGAAATGCCAATTTCTATACCGGCTTCCAGCACGGTACGCAGGTATTGTCCAATATGGCTGCTTATGTAGACAATCAGTTGGTGGGCACTGCACCGGATGCTTCCTATTATTTATTTGTTACGGAAGACATCAACAGCGAAAGTCCGTTAGAAGAAAGCCTTTGGGTAGAAGCTGCCGAAACTGCCGACAGCCTGGGTGTTGATGTGATCAACTCTTCACTGGGCTATAACCTGTTTACCAATGCGGCCTATAACCATACCTATCAGGATATGGACGGGAATACCACCTTTATAACCAGAGGCGCTAATATCGCGTTTACCCGGGGGATGATTGTAGTGGTTTCCGCCGGAAATGAAGGTGCCAAACCGTGGAAATTTATAACGGCTCCTGCAGATGCTACCAATGTTCTGACGGTAGGAGCGGTGAGCGCTTCAGAAGTCAGAGCCGGATTTAGTTCACAGGGACCAACAGCCGACGGAAGGATCAAACCGGATGTAATGGCAATGGGTGCTGCTTCGGTTGTTACAACACAAACCGGAGAAATAGGCTATAATAACGGGACTTCTTTTTCGGCACCCACATTAGCCGGACTGGTAGCGTGCTTATGGCAGGCATTACCGAATAAAACAAATGCTCAGCTGGTGCAGATCATAAAAGAATCGGCAGACCGCTATACCAATCCGGATAACTTTTACGGATACGGAATACCGGATTTCCAACAGGCCTTAAATACAGCCTTATCGACCGCTTCGTTTGCAGTAAACGGCTTTAACCTTTATCCCAACCCAACAGCGGGAACGATAACCATTACGTCACCAGACAACACCGTTGCCCGTTTTGTGCTATACAACAGCCTGGGTCAGGAAATCATGAAAAAAAATATCAGCAGCCTTCAGGAAGAAACCATTTCCCTGGAATCGTTTACTTCCGGAATTTATTGCTACACCATTGTTTCGGGTGAAGCCACCTTTTCAGGAAAACTAATCAAAAAATAGTATATCTAACAGCATGAACAGAATCACAAAACTTTTCAATATCCAATACCCGATAATTCAGGGTGGGATGATATGGAATAGCGGATATAAATTAGCAAGTGCCGTAAGTAACGCCGGCGGACTGGGTTTAATCGGAGCCGGATCGATGTATCCGGAAGTACTGCGCGAGCACATTCAGAAATGTAAAAAAGCAACAGATAAACCTTTTGGAATAAACGTTCCGATGCTGTATCCCAACATTGAAGAAATAATGAACATTATTGTCGAAGAAGGCGTAAAGATCGTTTTTACCTCAGCCGGAAATCCGAAAACATGGACCGCTTTTCTAAAAGAAAAAGGCATTACGGTTGTACACGTGGTGAGCAGTTCCAAATTTGCCTTAAAAGCACAGGAAGCAGGAGTGGATGCTGTTGTAGCCGAAGGCTTTGAAGCAGGAGGACACAACGGAAGAGAAGAAACCACAACGCTAACGCTGATCCCGATGGTAAAGGAACAAATCAATATTCCTTTAATCGCTGCCGGTGGTATCGCTACCGGAAGAGGAATGCTGGCGGCAATGGTTTTAGGTGCCGACGGTGTACAGATGGGATCCCGTTTTGCAGCATCGGAAGAAAGCTCGTCACACGAAAACTTCAAGCAAACGATCTTAAATGTAAAAGAAGGCGATACCCATTTAACACTGAAAGAACTGGCGCCGGTTCGTTTGATAAAAAACAAATTTTATGAAGACGTACAAACATTATATACCAAATGCCCGACGCCGGAAGAGCTGAAAGAACTCTTAGGCAGAGCCCGTGCAAAACGCGGAATGTTTGAAGGTGATTTGGTGGAAGGAGAACTGGAGATCGGTCAGATAGCCGGATTGATCCACGACATACAACCCGTTTCGGTAATTGTAGCCAATGTTATCGCAGAATTTGAAAAAGCAAAACAGGAAGCCGCAACTTTCTGATAAAACAAAAAACCGGCCTGTTGCCGGTTTTTTTTATATACAATATAATAGGTTACTATTCGGCCATTTTGCGCAGCTGATTCTTGTTTTTGATGCTGATTTTCTTTCCGGTCAGTTCAATTAACCCGGATTTATTGAAATCAGACAGCAAACGAATACAACTTTCGGTAGCGGTACCGATAATACTGCTCAACTCCTCACGCGAAAGCTGAATTTTTAAGGTGCCATCTGCATTAGTGCCAAAAGTATCGCTCAGATACAGTAAGGTCTCGGCAAGGCGTTCTTTTACATTTTTCTGCGCCATAGACACCATGTGGTCATCGGCTTCTTTTAAATCACCGCAAATCGTTTTCATCACATTCATGGAAAACTGATTGTTGTTGTTAAAAAAAGAAAGGATCTCGGTTTTGGGAATAAAACAAACCTGCATGTCTTCCAATGCAATAGCGCTCAGGTTTGCCGGTTCATCACTAATCATAGAGCGTTGCCCTAAAAGCTCACCCGGTTTCACCAGTTTTACGATCTGGTCTTTACCGTTCTGGCTGAGTTTGGATAACTTACAAACACCATCTTTGACACAATAGATACCATTGGTAACATCACCTTCTTCAAAAATGGGTTCCCCTTTTTTAATAATATAAGACGTTTTACAGCTGGCAATCTTTAAAAGCTCCTCTTTACTTAAAGCTTTTAAAGAGCTAAACTCTCTAACGATACATTGTTCACATTTCCCCATATACATTCTCCTTAAAATGGTTCATACAAATATACCAAAAGTATGACAAATATCATATTTTATTGCTACCCTAATTACAACCTTTGTCTCAGGTAAAATGAGCAAATTTATGGATACGCAAAATTGTTTCCATTGTGGTAATGATATTATAAAAGCAGAAGAAATCATTTTTGATGATAAATCTTTTTGTTGTCTGGGATGTAAAACCGTTTACGAGATTTTCAGCCAGAACGACCTGACCTGCTATTATGATTTCGAAAAGGCGCCCGGAGCGACACCACAAGACATAAAAGGGAAATATGATTTTTTAGAAAATGAAAGTATTG
This region of Flavobacterium inviolabile genomic DNA includes:
- a CDS encoding NAD(P)H-dependent flavin oxidoreductase — translated: MNRITKLFNIQYPIIQGGMIWNSGYKLASAVSNAGGLGLIGAGSMYPEVLREHIQKCKKATDKPFGINVPMLYPNIEEIMNIIVEEGVKIVFTSAGNPKTWTAFLKEKGITVVHVVSSSKFALKAQEAGVDAVVAEGFEAGGHNGREETTTLTLIPMVKEQINIPLIAAGGIATGRGMLAAMVLGADGVQMGSRFAASEESSSHENFKQTILNVKEGDTHLTLKELAPVRLIKNKFYEDVQTLYTKCPTPEELKELLGRARAKRGMFEGDLVEGELEIGQIAGLIHDIQPVSVIVANVIAEFEKAKQEAATF
- a CDS encoding Crp/Fnr family transcriptional regulator — translated: MGKCEQCIVREFSSLKALSKEELLKIASCKTSYIIKKGEPIFEEGDVTNGIYCVKDGVCKLSKLSQNGKDQIVKLVKPGELLGQRSMISDEPANLSAIALEDMQVCFIPKTEILSFFNNNNQFSMNVMKTICGDLKEADDHMVSMAQKNVKERLAETLLYLSDTFGTNADGTLKIQLSREELSSIIGTATESCIRLLSDFNKSGLIELTGKKISIKNKNQLRKMAE
- a CDS encoding S8 family serine peptidase codes for the protein MKKILPFLFVLLHTVTFSQEDAWVYFNDKPNAQTYLSNPLSMLSQRALDRRAAQNIAVDIQDVPIHQNYIDQITAVPGISVMAKSKWMNALHIRGTQSVINGLTTLSFVHHVDFANKTLNTNKNTNTAASGLFNKTLDVQTNFPYGASAAQIQMLNGHLLHQQDFTGTGKIIAVMDAGFPGVDTTDPFLRLRTNNQIKGGYNFVNRNANFYTGFQHGTQVLSNMAAYVDNQLVGTAPDASYYLFVTEDINSESPLEESLWVEAAETADSLGVDVINSSLGYNLFTNAAYNHTYQDMDGNTTFITRGANIAFTRGMIVVVSAGNEGAKPWKFITAPADATNVLTVGAVSASEVRAGFSSQGPTADGRIKPDVMAMGAASVVTTQTGEIGYNNGTSFSAPTLAGLVACLWQALPNKTNAQLVQIIKESADRYTNPDNFYGYGIPDFQQALNTALSTASFAVNGFNLYPNPTAGTITITSPDNTVARFVLYNSLGQEIMKKNISSLQEETISLESFTSGIYCYTIVSGEATFSGKLIKK